Genomic DNA from Candidatus Koribacter versatilis Ellin345:
CTTTGTTAACGCGGGAAGTCCAAGGCTTTCCCGTGATCGGACGCAACGTGTCGCAAATAGCGCCCGCCCATTGCTCGAAAAAATGTTCCACGCTTTCCAAACCAATCCCCTTCATCGCTGGTATTCGACGCCCTTGGCGGTCGAGATGCGTCCGAGGATTTGTGCTGCACGCCAATTGCCGGAGCGCACCGGTCGAGCCCTGAAACTCGCGCGGCCACCGACACTCAATTCGATCGCGCTCTCCGCTGACCGTTTCAGCGGAAGGATGTCACCAGCGCGCAATTGCAGAAGTTCACGCACTCGCACCGACGCGTCTACCAGCCCCAAGCTCACTGGGAACGGACACCCCAGGAGTTTTCGGTGAAGCTTTCCGTCGCCATCGCTCTCCCGGGACTGTCGCCGGTATCCCCAATCCTTCGACAGCTTTCGCAGCAGCGCGTTCGAAACGACGGCAGAAAACGCCAGATTCAGCGAGCCGCGACAACCTGGCATCTCCAATTCGAAACAGAGAGCGAGGATCTTCTCGGTCGGAGGCATCAGCCGCTGCAATTGGGCAGCTTGCTGGCGTGCCTCGAAGGCGAACTCCATTCCCAGTGGCTGCCACGCGGTTTCCAGTTCCTTGCAAACGACTTTCGCCACAACTTCCAGAATCTGCTCTTCGATTTCGGTGATTTCTCGCACCTGCTCGTCATGCCCGCCCTGCCCTCCGAGGAGTATGTCTATCATCGGGAACGCGAGACTCAAGTCCATTTCCATCGCGCCGATGTTGTCTGCAGTACCAATACGGAAAGTGGAGTAATACGCCACTTCGGGGAGTCTGCCCAGAAGCTCGCGGTAGGTGAGTTGTTCCACGGAAACAAGGTTTGCTTCGAAGGGAACGCGAAGGTAAGCCCCCAGCGAATGCGTCAGGTTGCGTGCGAAGCCTTCATGCAGTGAACTGATGCTGCGCACTTGTTCACGGTTGATTTGGCCTGCCTGCCGATAGTTCCATGGTTCGACCTTACGACCGCGTTCTCCCTCGCTGCCACTGCCGGCATTCTCGCCTGTTCGGACCGCACGGAAAATAGCGTCTATCTCTTCCTGGTTTAGTAGCTTATCCACGAGTTCTCCATGCGCACCGAGGTCACCGGGACGGTGTGGCGCGATTGCAGACGAGCTCGAACCCGTGTCAGCGCCTGGGAATGAATCTGCGAAACGCGTGATTCGCCCACGCCCAGCACATCACCTACCTCTTTCATGGTGAGCTCTTCGAAGTAATACAACGCCAGCACTTGCCTCTCCCGTGCCGGGAGCTGCTCAATCGCTTCCACTAACAGTTCGTGATTTTCGCTGCGCAGGAACGCGTCCAGCGGGCTCTCCTCGTGGCTTTCAACCACAACTTCGCGCTCCTCGCCAAATCCCTCTGCGGGAAGGCCTTCCTGCAGACTCGAAATGCCAAGGCCTTCCAACTCGCGGGTGAGCTCGCGAAAGCCGTCCAAATCCATACCTAATTCCCGGGCCAACTCGTCTTCCAGTGGGGGATGTCCCGTTTCGGAAGTCAAGCGCAGCTCAGCCGCTTCGAGCGCCCGCGCCTTCCGTCGCAAGTCGCGAGGACTCCAGTCCAGGTCGCGCAGGCTGTCGAGAATCGCTCCGCGGATGCGGAACTTTGCGTAGGACTGGAATTGCACATTTTTCTCGGAATCGTATTTGCCGGCGGCGTCGATCAAGCCGAGAATTCCTGCGTTGATGAGGTCTTCAATCGGAACATGACGCGGCAGCCGTTCGTGAATCCGGCGCGCGATGTATTTGACCTGCGACATCTGCTCCATCACCAGACGGTCTCGATGCTCCCAACCCGTTGCTTCCGTTCCTGAGTCTTGACGGTGGCCCGACATGCGCGCTCCTTCATCGCACCACCCCTATGCTTTGTACCGGCACAACGGGTGGAATCTCGCCAGGCGACAACACCACGATCTTTGGCAGAAACGGCTCCAGCAGTCGTCGAAGGTGGAAGCGCGCCGGCGATGTACAAAGCAGCACGGGTGTTGCCAACTTGGCGTGTCCGC
This window encodes:
- a CDS encoding flagellar motor switch protein FliM, with the translated sequence MDKLLNQEEIDAIFRAVRTGENAGSGSEGERGRKVEPWNYRQAGQINREQVRSISSLHEGFARNLTHSLGAYLRVPFEANLVSVEQLTYRELLGRLPEVAYYSTFRIGTADNIGAMEMDLSLAFPMIDILLGGQGGHDEQVREITEIEEQILEVVAKVVCKELETAWQPLGMEFAFEARQQAAQLQRLMPPTEKILALCFELEMPGCRGSLNLAFSAVVSNALLRKLSKDWGYRRQSRESDGDGKLHRKLLGCPFPVSLGLVDASVRVRELLQLRAGDILPLKRSAESAIELSVGGRASFRARPVRSGNWRAAQILGRISTAKGVEYQR
- a CDS encoding sigma-70 family RNA polymerase sigma factor → MSGHRQDSGTEATGWEHRDRLVMEQMSQVKYIARRIHERLPRHVPIEDLINAGILGLIDAAGKYDSEKNVQFQSYAKFRIRGAILDSLRDLDWSPRDLRRKARALEAAELRLTSETGHPPLEDELARELGMDLDGFRELTRELEGLGISSLQEGLPAEGFGEEREVVVESHEESPLDAFLRSENHELLVEAIEQLPARERQVLALYYFEELTMKEVGDVLGVGESRVSQIHSQALTRVRARLQSRHTVPVTSVRMENSWISY